A region of Pyxidicoccus parkwaysis DNA encodes the following proteins:
- a CDS encoding lysine 5,6-aminomutase subunit alpha, translating to MPGPFIEDAQIDHARKLADEIVNPIFDLIRRNTTVSTERTVLRFFGISGAGARGVPLANLMVDKLKAAGVLNKGAAYWYGRALHLGAKSPLEAVERLTALPTEKLGPLPAEQEQNLREEVRAEARAAMEDLKSRVAQRNALREQFPMSPAPHKYVIVATGNIYDDVDQARAAAQAGADVIAVIRSTAQSLLDYVPHGATTEGYGGTYATQENFRIMREALDEESRKLKRYIQLTNYSSGLCMSEIAFCAAFEKLDMLLNDAMYGILFRDINMRRTFIDQYFSRRICAAAGIIINTGEDNYITTADAYDAAHTVIASQFINECFAKRAGLKDWQLGIGHSYEIDPYRDDTLLLELSQAMLVRRCFPNAPLKYMPPTKHKETDIFFSHAYDVMADLVAIWTRQGIQLLGMMTEAMHTPLLADRYVALKSASYIHRAARGIDEEFTVREDGKIANRAREVFGQAMKLLQECRDEGMVAAIGKGHFGDVKREETGGKGLDGVLEKAPDYFNPFLDLLEAA from the coding sequence ATGCCAGGCCCGTTCATTGAAGACGCGCAGATCGACCATGCGCGCAAGCTGGCGGACGAAATCGTCAATCCGATCTTCGACCTCATCCGCCGTAACACCACCGTATCCACCGAGCGCACCGTGTTGCGCTTCTTCGGCATCTCCGGAGCTGGCGCGCGGGGCGTGCCGCTCGCCAACCTGATGGTCGACAAGCTCAAGGCCGCCGGGGTGCTCAACAAGGGCGCCGCCTACTGGTACGGCCGCGCGCTGCACCTGGGGGCCAAGAGCCCGCTGGAGGCCGTGGAGCGACTCACCGCGCTGCCCACTGAGAAGCTGGGCCCGCTGCCCGCCGAGCAGGAGCAGAACCTCCGCGAGGAGGTCCGCGCCGAGGCCCGCGCGGCCATGGAGGACCTCAAGTCCCGCGTCGCCCAGCGCAACGCGCTCCGTGAGCAGTTCCCCATGTCGCCCGCGCCGCACAAGTACGTCATCGTCGCCACGGGCAACATCTACGACGACGTGGACCAGGCCCGCGCGGCCGCCCAGGCAGGCGCGGACGTCATCGCCGTCATCCGCTCCACCGCGCAGTCGCTGCTGGACTACGTGCCCCACGGCGCGACGACGGAGGGCTACGGCGGCACCTACGCCACCCAGGAGAACTTCCGCATCATGCGCGAGGCCCTGGACGAGGAGAGCCGCAAGCTCAAGCGCTACATCCAGCTCACCAACTACTCGTCCGGTCTCTGCATGTCGGAGATCGCCTTCTGCGCGGCCTTCGAGAAGCTGGACATGCTGCTCAACGACGCGATGTACGGAATCCTCTTCCGTGACATCAACATGCGGCGCACGTTCATCGACCAGTACTTCAGCCGCCGCATCTGCGCCGCCGCCGGCATCATCATCAACACCGGCGAGGACAACTACATCACCACCGCGGATGCGTACGACGCGGCCCACACCGTCATCGCCAGCCAGTTCATCAACGAGTGCTTCGCCAAGCGCGCGGGCCTCAAGGACTGGCAGCTCGGCATCGGCCACTCGTACGAAATCGACCCGTACCGCGACGACACGCTGCTCCTGGAGCTGTCGCAGGCCATGCTGGTGCGCCGCTGCTTCCCCAACGCGCCGCTGAAGTACATGCCGCCCACCAAGCACAAGGAGACGGACATCTTCTTCAGCCACGCGTACGACGTGATGGCGGACCTGGTGGCCATCTGGACGCGGCAGGGCATCCAGCTCTTGGGCATGATGACCGAGGCCATGCACACGCCGCTGCTCGCGGACCGGTACGTGGCGCTCAAATCCGCGTCGTACATCCACCGCGCCGCGCGCGGCATCGACGAGGAGTTCACCGTTCGCGAGGACGGCAAGATTGCCAACCGCGCCCGCGAGGTGTTCGGCCAGGCGATGAAGCTCCTCCAGGAGTGCCGTGACGAGGGCATGGTGGCGGCCATCGGCAAGGGCCACTTCGGCGACGTGAAGCGCGAAGAGACTGGCGGCAAGGGCCTGGATGGCGTGCTGGAGAAGGCCCCGGATTACTTCAACCCGTTCCTGGACCTGCTGGAGGCTGCGTGA
- a CDS encoding OAM dimerization domain-containing protein translates to MVKPSKQIIRPYGDRRDDGVVQLSFTLPVPLSEKAKEAAAVFTKKMGFTDVKVAAAERAADSYTFFIVYARSNVTLDYAEIDVPEVVVKKMSFDDLNAFIKEKVGRRIVVFGACTGTDTHTVGIDAILNMKGYAGDYGLERYPGFEAFNLGSQVPNEDLIKKAMARNADAILVSQVVTQRDVHKDNSRQFIDAAKAAGIHGKVQLLLGGPRVDHKLALELGFDAGFGPGTKPSDVANYIVHALLKKLGKEPQDMHYQGEPK, encoded by the coding sequence ATGGTGAAGCCGAGCAAGCAGATCATCCGTCCCTATGGCGACCGGCGCGACGACGGCGTGGTGCAGCTGTCCTTCACGCTGCCGGTGCCGCTGTCGGAGAAGGCCAAGGAGGCCGCCGCCGTCTTCACGAAGAAGATGGGGTTCACCGACGTGAAGGTGGCCGCCGCCGAGCGCGCGGCGGACAGCTACACCTTCTTCATCGTCTATGCCCGCTCCAACGTGACGTTGGACTACGCGGAAATCGACGTGCCCGAGGTCGTCGTCAAGAAGATGTCCTTCGACGACCTCAACGCCTTCATCAAGGAGAAGGTGGGCCGCCGCATCGTCGTGTTCGGCGCGTGCACCGGCACGGACACGCACACGGTGGGCATCGACGCCATCCTCAACATGAAGGGCTACGCGGGCGACTACGGCCTGGAGCGCTACCCCGGCTTCGAGGCGTTCAACCTCGGCAGCCAGGTGCCCAACGAGGACCTCATCAAGAAGGCGATGGCGAGGAACGCCGACGCGATTCTGGTGAGCCAGGTCGTCACGCAGCGCGACGTGCACAAGGACAACTCGCGGCAGTTCATCGACGCGGCCAAGGCGGCGGGCATCCACGGCAAGGTGCAGCTGCTCCTCGGCGGGCCTCGCGTGGACCACAAGCTGGCGCTGGAGCTGGGCTTCGACGCCGGCTTCGGCCCGGGCACCAAGCCGTCGGACGTGGCCAACTACATCGTCCACGCGCTCCTGAAGAAGCTGGGCAAGGAGCCGCAGGACATGCACTACCAGGGAGAGCCCAAGTGA
- a CDS encoding hotdog fold domain-containing protein, whose amino-acid sequence MSTGTKAVIRLRMSSHDAHYGGNLVDGARMLGLFGDVATELCIRSDGDEGLFRAYDSVEFLAPVYAGDFIEAEGEITSTGNTSRKMRFEARKVIRPRTDVNDSAADLLQEPVVVCRATGTCVVPKDKQRGQR is encoded by the coding sequence GTGAGCACTGGTACGAAGGCCGTCATCCGCCTGCGCATGAGCAGCCATGACGCGCACTACGGCGGCAACCTGGTGGACGGCGCGCGCATGCTGGGCCTCTTCGGCGACGTTGCCACGGAGCTGTGCATCCGCAGCGACGGGGACGAGGGGCTGTTCCGCGCCTATGACTCGGTGGAGTTCCTCGCGCCCGTGTACGCCGGGGACTTCATCGAGGCAGAAGGGGAAATCACCAGCACGGGCAACACGTCGCGGAAGATGCGCTTCGAAGCGCGCAAGGTCATCCGGCCGCGCACGGACGTGAACGATTCGGCGGCGGACCTGTTGCAGGAGCCGGTGGTGGTGTGCCGTGCTACGGGCACCTGCGTGGTTCCGAAGGACAAGCAGCGAGGTCAGCGATGA